The Vulpes vulpes isolate BD-2025 chromosome 10, VulVul3, whole genome shotgun sequence genome has a window encoding:
- the PITPNM2 gene encoding membrane-associated phosphatidylinositol transfer protein 2 isoform X1, with amino-acid sequence MIIKEYRIPLPMTVEEYRIAQLYMIQKKSRNETYGEGSGVEILENRPYTDGPGGSGQYTHKVYHVGMHIPSWFRSILPKAALRVVEESWNAYPYTRTRFTCPFVEKFSIDIETFYKTDAGENPNVFSLSPVEKNQLTIGNLHQDFIDIVKDPVPPNEYKMEEDPKLFHSIKTQRGPLSDNWIEEYKQQVFPIMCAYKLCKVEFRYWGMQSKIERFIHDTGLRKVMVRAHRQAWCWQDEWYGLNMENIRELEKEAQLMLSRKMAQFNEDDEEAAELAKDEASQAQAPGEPPQPSSSSGEPLAGRGLKKQWSTSSKSSRSSKRGASPSRHSISEWRMQSIARDSDESSDDEYFDAHEDLSDSEEIFPKDITKWSSNDLMDKIESPEPEDTQDGLYRQSAPEFRVASSVEQLNIIEDEVSPPLAAPASTIHVLLLVLHGGTILDTGTGDPSSKQGDANTIATVFDTVMRVHYPSALGRLSIRLVPCPPICSDAFALVSNLSPYSHDEGCLSSSQDHIPLAALPLLATSSPQYQEAIATVIQRANLAYGDFIKSQEGMTFSGQICLIGDCVGGILAFDALCYSSQPVSESQSSSRRGSVASVQETDLLSPGTLVNAAHGTSGSSGLESSRHLSRSNIDIPRSNGVEDPKRQWPRKRSDSSTYELDTIQQHQAFLSSLHASVLRNEPSSRRSSSSTMLDGSGAVGKFDFEIADLFLFGCPLGLVLALRKTVIPTLDVFQLRPACQQVYNLFHPADPSASRLEPLLERRFHALPPFSIPRYQRYPLGDGCSTLLVETVQRNPELVLEGGPLAPLPPGDGFLETSIPVPALTWQDGPRPSPGCAESDALQTHNTVFQEHVAPSSPSAAPTTRGFRRASEISIASQVSGMAESYTASSIAQKAPASLSHTPSVRRLSLLALPPLSPTTPGSHPQAGQESPSLKQAPRLPDLDIREVAAKWWGQKRIDYALYCPDALTAFPTVALPHLFHASYWESTDVVSFLLRQVMRHDNSSILELDGKEVSVFTPSKPREKWQRKRTHVKLRNVTANHRINDAVANEDGPQVLTGRFMYGPLDMVTLTGEKVDVHIMMQPPSGEWLYLDTLVTNSSGRVSYTIPETHRLGVGVYPIKMVVRGDHTFADSYITVLPKGTEFVVFSIDGSFAASVSIMGSDPKVRAGAVDVVRHWQDLGYLIIYVTGRPDMQKQRVVAWLAQHNFPHGVVSFCDGLVHDPLRHKANFLKLLISELHLRVHAAYGSTKDVAVYSSISLSPMQIYIVGRPTKKLQQQCQFITDGYAAHLAQLKYNHRARPARNAATRMALRKGSFGLPGQGDFLRSRNHLLRTISAQPSGPGHRHDRTQSQADGEQRGQRSMSVAAGCWGRTMAGRLEPGAAAGPK; translated from the exons ATGATCATTAAGGAATATCGGATTCCTCTGCCCATGACCGTGGAGGAGTACCGCATCGCCCAGCTGTACATGATACAG AAGAAGAGCCGTAACGAAACGTATGGCGAAGGCAGTGGCGTAGAGATCTTGGAGAACCGGCCGTACACAGACGGCCCCGGCGGCTCTGGGCAGTACACACACAAGGTGTACCATGTGGGCATGCACATCCCCAGCTGGTTCCGCTCCATCCTGCCCAAGGCAGCCCTGAGGGTGGTTGAGGAATCCTGGAACGCCTACCCCTATACCCGAACCAG GTTCACTTGCCCCTTTGTGGAGAAATTCTCCATTGACATCGAAACTTTTTATAAAACGGATGCTGGAGAAAACCCTAATGTGTTCAGCCTGTCTCCTGTGGAGAAGAACCAGCTGACAATCGGTAACCTCCACCAAG ACTTCATCGACATCGTCAAAGACCCTGTGCCCCCCAACGAGTATAAGATGGAAGAAGACCCCAAGCTATTCCATTCGATCAAGACACAGCGGGGGCCCCTGTCTGACAATTGGATTGAGGAGTACAAGCAGCAGGTGTTTCCCATAATGTGTGCCTACAAGCTCTGCAAGGTGGAGTTCCGCTATTGGGGCATGCAGTCCAAGATCGAGAGGTTCATCCATGACacgg GCCTGCGGAAGGTGATGGTGAGGGCCCACCGGCAGGCCTGGTGCTGGCAGGACGAGTGGTACGGGCTCAATATGGAGAACATCcgggagctggagaaagaagcGCAGCTCATGCTGTCCCGCAAGATGGCCCAGTTCAATGAAGATGATGAAGAGGCTGCCGAACTGGCCAAGGACGAAgccagccaggcccaggcccctggggagCCCCCCCAGCCCAGCAGTAGCAGCGGGGAGCCCCTGGCAGGCCGGGGCCTCAAGAAACAGTGGTCTACATCCTCCAAGTCCTCGCGGTCATCTAAGCGGGGAG CCAGCCCTTCCCGCCACAGCATCTCCGAGTGGAGGATGCAGAGTATCGCCCGGGACTCAGACGAGAGCTCAGACGACGAGTACTTCGACGCTCATG aggACCTGTCTGATTCAGAAGAAATATTCCCCAAGGACATCACCAAGTGGAGCTCCAATGACCTCATGGACAAAATTGAAAGTCCTGAGCCGGAGGATACACAGG ACGGTCTATACCGCCAGAGCGCCCCTGAATTCAGGGTGGCTTCCAGTGTGGAGCAGCTGAACATCATTGAG GACGAGGTCAGCCCACCCCTGGCTGCGCCGGCCTCCACAATCCACgtgttgctgctggtgctgcatGGAGGGACCATCCTGGACACGGGCACTGGAGACCCCAGCTCCAAGCAGGGCGACGCCAACACCATTGCCACCGTGTTCGACACCGTCATGCGTGTGCATTACCCCAGTGCCCTGGGCCGCCTCTCCATCCGCCTGGTGCCCTGCCCGCCCATCTGCTCCGATGCCTTCGCCCTTGTCTCCAA cctcagcccctaCAGCCACGATGAAGGCTGTCTGTCCAGCAGCCAGGACCACATCCCCctggctgccctgcccctgctggcCACCTCCTCACCCCAGTACCAGGAGGCGATTGCCACAGTGATTCAGCGGGCCAACCTTGCCTACGGGGACTTCATCAAGTCCCAGGAGGGCATGACCTTCAGTGGGCAG aTCTGCCTCATTGGGGACTGTGTGGGAGGCATCCTGGCATTCGATGCCTTATGCTACAGCAGCCAGCCAGTGTCTGAGAGTCAGAGCAGCAGCCGTCGGGGCAGCGTGGCCAGCGTGCAG GAAACTGACCTGCTGTCCCCCGGCACCCTGGTCAATGCGGCACATGGCACCAGTGGCAGCAGTGGCCTGGAGAGCAGCCGGCACCTGAGCCGCAGCAACATTGATATTCCCCGAAGCAATGGTGTTGAGGACCCCAAAAGGCAGTGGCCCCGAAAGAGGAGCGACTCATCCACCTATGAGCTGGACACCATCCAACAGCACCAGGCCTTCCTATCCAG CCTCCATGCCAGTGTGCTGAGGAACGAGCCCAGCTCCCGCCGTTCGAGCAGCTCCACCATGCTGGATGGCTCAGGGGCCGTGGGGAAATTTGACTTTGAGATCGCAGATCTTTTCCTCTTTGGGTGCCCGCTGGGGCTGGTCCTGGCCTTGAGGAAGACCGTCATCCCTACCCTTGATG tTTTCCAGCTGCGGCCAGCCTGCCAGCAAGTCTACAACCTCTTCCACCCCGCGGACCCGTCGGCCTCTCGCCTGGAGCCGCTGCTGGAGCGGAGATTCCACGCCCTGCCGCCTTTCAGCATCCCCCGCTACCAGCGCTACCCGCTGGGGGACGGCTGCTCCACGCTGCTGG TCGAGACAGTGCAGAGAAACCCTGAGCTGGTCCTGGAGGGCGGGCCcctggcccctctccccccaggggACGGCTTCCTGGAAACCAGTATCCCTGTTCCCGCGCTCACCTGGCAAGACGGGCCCCGCCCGAGCCCGGGCTGTGCTGAGT CAGATGCACTCCAGACCCACAACACGGTCTTTCAAGAGCATGTGGCCCCCTCCTCGCCCAGTGCCGCCCCCACCACCCGAGGTTTCCGCCGAGCCAGTGAGATCAGCATTGCCAGCCAGGTGTCGGGCATGGCCGAGAGCTACACAGCATCCAGCATTGCCCAGA AGGCCCCGGCATCACTCAGCCATACCCCCAGCGTCAGGCGCCTGTCTCTGCTCGccctgccccctctctcccccactaCCCCAGGCTCCCACCCACAGGCCGGGCAAGAGAGCCCCAGCCTGAAGCAGGCCCCCCGCCTCCCTGACTTGGACATCAGAGAAG TTGCAGCAAAATGGTGGGGTCAGAAGCGGATCGACTATGCCCTGTACTGCCCTGACGCCCTGACGGCCTTCCCCACGGTGGCCCTGCCCCACCTCTTCCACGCCAGCTACTGGGAGTCAACAGATGTGGTCTCCTTCCTGCTGAGACAG GTCATGAGGCATGACAACTCCAGCATCCTGGAGCTGGATGGCAAAGAGGTTTCAGTGTTCACCCCCTCAAAGCCAAGAGAGAAGTGGCAGCGCAAGAGGACCCACGTGAAGCTGAGG AATGTGACCGCCAACCACCGGATCAATGACGCAGTCGCCAACGAGGATGGCCCACAGGTTCTGACGGGCCGATTCATGTATGGGCCCCTGGATATGGTCACTCTGACTGGAGAGAAG GTGGATGTGCACATCATGATGCAGCCACCCTCGGGCGAGTGGCTGTACCTGGACACGTTGGTGACCAACAGCAGTGGGCGGGTCTCCTACACCATCCCTGAGACCCACCGCTTGGGTGTGGGCGTCTACCCCATCAAGATGGTGGTCAG GGGAGACCACACGTTTGCTGACAGCTACATCACCGTGCTGCCCAAGGGCACGGAGTTTGTGGTCTTCAGTATTGATGGCTCCTTTGCCGCCAGCGTGTCCATCATGGGCAGCGACCCCAAAGTGCGGGCTGGGGCTGTGGACGTGGTGCG GCACTGGCAGGACCTGGGCTACCTCATCATCTATGTGACGGGCCGGCCTGACATGCAGAAGCAGCGCGTGGTGGCATGGCTGGCCCAGCACAACTTCCCCCACGGTGTGGTGTCCTTCTGTGATGGCCTGGTGCATGACCCGCTACGGCATAAGGCCAACTTCCTGAAGCTGCTCATCTCTGAG CTGCACCTGCGCGTGCACGCGGCCTACGGCTCCACCAAGGACGTGGCAGTCTACAGCTCCATCAGCCTGTCCCCCATGCAGATCTACATCGTGGGCCGGCCCACCAAGAAGCTGCAGCAGCAGTGCCAG TTCATCACGGATGGCTATGCGGCTCACCTGGCCCAGCTCAAGTACAACCACCGGGCACGGCCGGCCCGCAACGCGGCCACCCGCATGGCACTGCGGAAAGGCAGCTTCGGCCTGCCAGGCCAGGGTGACTTCTTGCGCTCCCGGAACCACCTGCTCCGCACCATCTCAGCCCAGCCCAGCGGGCCTGGCCACCGGCATGATCGGACACAGAGCCAGGCAGATGGCGAGCAGCGGGGACAGCGCAGCATGAGTGTGGCAGCTGGCTGCTGGGGCCGCACCATGGCTGGCCGGCTTGAGCCAGGGGCAGCCGCGGGCCCCAAGTAG
- the PITPNM2 gene encoding membrane-associated phosphatidylinositol transfer protein 2 isoform X5, translating into MIIKEYRIPLPMTVEEYRIAQLYMIQKKSRNETYGEGSGVEILENRPYTDGPGGSGQYTHKVYHVGMHIPSWFRSILPKAALRVVEESWNAYPYTRTRFTCPFVEKFSIDIETFYKTDAGENPNVFSLSPVEKNQLTIDFIDIVKDPVPPNEYKMEEDPKLFHSIKTQRGPLSDNWIEEYKQQVFPIMCAYKLCKVEFRYWGMQSKIERFIHDTGLRKVMVRAHRQAWCWQDEWYGLNMENIRELEKEAQLMLSRKMAQFNEDDEEAAELAKDEASQAQAPGEPPQPSSSSGEPLAGRGLKKQWSTSSKSSRSSKRGASPSRHSISEWRMQSIARDSDESSDDEYFDAHEDLSDSEEIFPKDITKWSSNDLMDKIESPEPEDTQDGLYRQSAPEFRVASSVEQLNIIEDEVSPPLAAPASTIHVLLLVLHGGTILDTGTGDPSSKQGDANTIATVFDTVMRVHYPSALGRLSIRLVPCPPICSDAFALVSNLSPYSHDEGCLSSSQDHIPLAALPLLATSSPQYQEAIATVIQRANLAYGDFIKSQEGMTFSGQICLIGDCVGGILAFDALCYSSQPVSESQSSSRRGSVASVQETDLLSPGTLVNAAHGTSGSSGLESSRHLSRSNIDIPRSNGVEDPKRQWPRKRSDSSTYELDTIQQHQAFLSSLHASVLRNEPSSRRSSSSTMLDGSGAVGKFDFEIADLFLFGCPLGLVLALRKTVIPTLDVFQLRPACQQVYNLFHPADPSASRLEPLLERRFHALPPFSIPRYQRYPLGDGCSTLLADALQTHNTVFQEHVAPSSPSAAPTTRGFRRASEISIASQVSGMAESYTASSIAQKAPASLSHTPSVRRLSLLALPPLSPTTPGSHPQAGQESPSLKQAPRLPDLDIREVAAKWWGQKRIDYALYCPDALTAFPTVALPHLFHASYWESTDVVSFLLRQVMRHDNSSILELDGKEVSVFTPSKPREKWQRKRTHVKLRNVTANHRINDAVANEDGPQVLTGRFMYGPLDMVTLTGEKVDVHIMMQPPSGEWLYLDTLVTNSSGRVSYTIPETHRLGVGVYPIKMVVRGDHTFADSYITVLPKGTEFVVFSIDGSFAASVSIMGSDPKVRAGAVDVVRHWQDLGYLIIYVTGRPDMQKQRVVAWLAQHNFPHGVVSFCDGLVHDPLRHKANFLKLLISELHLRVHAAYGSTKDVAVYSSISLSPMQIYIVGRPTKKLQQQCQFITDGYAAHLAQLKYNHRARPARNAATRMALRKGSFGLPGQGDFLRSRNHLLRTISAQPSGPGHRHDRTQSQADGEQRGQRSMSVAAGCWGRTMAGRLEPGAAAGPK; encoded by the exons ATGATCATTAAGGAATATCGGATTCCTCTGCCCATGACCGTGGAGGAGTACCGCATCGCCCAGCTGTACATGATACAG AAGAAGAGCCGTAACGAAACGTATGGCGAAGGCAGTGGCGTAGAGATCTTGGAGAACCGGCCGTACACAGACGGCCCCGGCGGCTCTGGGCAGTACACACACAAGGTGTACCATGTGGGCATGCACATCCCCAGCTGGTTCCGCTCCATCCTGCCCAAGGCAGCCCTGAGGGTGGTTGAGGAATCCTGGAACGCCTACCCCTATACCCGAACCAG GTTCACTTGCCCCTTTGTGGAGAAATTCTCCATTGACATCGAAACTTTTTATAAAACGGATGCTGGAGAAAACCCTAATGTGTTCAGCCTGTCTCCTGTGGAGAAGAACCAGCTGACAATCG ACTTCATCGACATCGTCAAAGACCCTGTGCCCCCCAACGAGTATAAGATGGAAGAAGACCCCAAGCTATTCCATTCGATCAAGACACAGCGGGGGCCCCTGTCTGACAATTGGATTGAGGAGTACAAGCAGCAGGTGTTTCCCATAATGTGTGCCTACAAGCTCTGCAAGGTGGAGTTCCGCTATTGGGGCATGCAGTCCAAGATCGAGAGGTTCATCCATGACacgg GCCTGCGGAAGGTGATGGTGAGGGCCCACCGGCAGGCCTGGTGCTGGCAGGACGAGTGGTACGGGCTCAATATGGAGAACATCcgggagctggagaaagaagcGCAGCTCATGCTGTCCCGCAAGATGGCCCAGTTCAATGAAGATGATGAAGAGGCTGCCGAACTGGCCAAGGACGAAgccagccaggcccaggcccctggggagCCCCCCCAGCCCAGCAGTAGCAGCGGGGAGCCCCTGGCAGGCCGGGGCCTCAAGAAACAGTGGTCTACATCCTCCAAGTCCTCGCGGTCATCTAAGCGGGGAG CCAGCCCTTCCCGCCACAGCATCTCCGAGTGGAGGATGCAGAGTATCGCCCGGGACTCAGACGAGAGCTCAGACGACGAGTACTTCGACGCTCATG aggACCTGTCTGATTCAGAAGAAATATTCCCCAAGGACATCACCAAGTGGAGCTCCAATGACCTCATGGACAAAATTGAAAGTCCTGAGCCGGAGGATACACAGG ACGGTCTATACCGCCAGAGCGCCCCTGAATTCAGGGTGGCTTCCAGTGTGGAGCAGCTGAACATCATTGAG GACGAGGTCAGCCCACCCCTGGCTGCGCCGGCCTCCACAATCCACgtgttgctgctggtgctgcatGGAGGGACCATCCTGGACACGGGCACTGGAGACCCCAGCTCCAAGCAGGGCGACGCCAACACCATTGCCACCGTGTTCGACACCGTCATGCGTGTGCATTACCCCAGTGCCCTGGGCCGCCTCTCCATCCGCCTGGTGCCCTGCCCGCCCATCTGCTCCGATGCCTTCGCCCTTGTCTCCAA cctcagcccctaCAGCCACGATGAAGGCTGTCTGTCCAGCAGCCAGGACCACATCCCCctggctgccctgcccctgctggcCACCTCCTCACCCCAGTACCAGGAGGCGATTGCCACAGTGATTCAGCGGGCCAACCTTGCCTACGGGGACTTCATCAAGTCCCAGGAGGGCATGACCTTCAGTGGGCAG aTCTGCCTCATTGGGGACTGTGTGGGAGGCATCCTGGCATTCGATGCCTTATGCTACAGCAGCCAGCCAGTGTCTGAGAGTCAGAGCAGCAGCCGTCGGGGCAGCGTGGCCAGCGTGCAG GAAACTGACCTGCTGTCCCCCGGCACCCTGGTCAATGCGGCACATGGCACCAGTGGCAGCAGTGGCCTGGAGAGCAGCCGGCACCTGAGCCGCAGCAACATTGATATTCCCCGAAGCAATGGTGTTGAGGACCCCAAAAGGCAGTGGCCCCGAAAGAGGAGCGACTCATCCACCTATGAGCTGGACACCATCCAACAGCACCAGGCCTTCCTATCCAG CCTCCATGCCAGTGTGCTGAGGAACGAGCCCAGCTCCCGCCGTTCGAGCAGCTCCACCATGCTGGATGGCTCAGGGGCCGTGGGGAAATTTGACTTTGAGATCGCAGATCTTTTCCTCTTTGGGTGCCCGCTGGGGCTGGTCCTGGCCTTGAGGAAGACCGTCATCCCTACCCTTGATG tTTTCCAGCTGCGGCCAGCCTGCCAGCAAGTCTACAACCTCTTCCACCCCGCGGACCCGTCGGCCTCTCGCCTGGAGCCGCTGCTGGAGCGGAGATTCCACGCCCTGCCGCCTTTCAGCATCCCCCGCTACCAGCGCTACCCGCTGGGGGACGGCTGCTCCACGCTGCTGG CAGATGCACTCCAGACCCACAACACGGTCTTTCAAGAGCATGTGGCCCCCTCCTCGCCCAGTGCCGCCCCCACCACCCGAGGTTTCCGCCGAGCCAGTGAGATCAGCATTGCCAGCCAGGTGTCGGGCATGGCCGAGAGCTACACAGCATCCAGCATTGCCCAGA AGGCCCCGGCATCACTCAGCCATACCCCCAGCGTCAGGCGCCTGTCTCTGCTCGccctgccccctctctcccccactaCCCCAGGCTCCCACCCACAGGCCGGGCAAGAGAGCCCCAGCCTGAAGCAGGCCCCCCGCCTCCCTGACTTGGACATCAGAGAAG TTGCAGCAAAATGGTGGGGTCAGAAGCGGATCGACTATGCCCTGTACTGCCCTGACGCCCTGACGGCCTTCCCCACGGTGGCCCTGCCCCACCTCTTCCACGCCAGCTACTGGGAGTCAACAGATGTGGTCTCCTTCCTGCTGAGACAG GTCATGAGGCATGACAACTCCAGCATCCTGGAGCTGGATGGCAAAGAGGTTTCAGTGTTCACCCCCTCAAAGCCAAGAGAGAAGTGGCAGCGCAAGAGGACCCACGTGAAGCTGAGG AATGTGACCGCCAACCACCGGATCAATGACGCAGTCGCCAACGAGGATGGCCCACAGGTTCTGACGGGCCGATTCATGTATGGGCCCCTGGATATGGTCACTCTGACTGGAGAGAAG GTGGATGTGCACATCATGATGCAGCCACCCTCGGGCGAGTGGCTGTACCTGGACACGTTGGTGACCAACAGCAGTGGGCGGGTCTCCTACACCATCCCTGAGACCCACCGCTTGGGTGTGGGCGTCTACCCCATCAAGATGGTGGTCAG GGGAGACCACACGTTTGCTGACAGCTACATCACCGTGCTGCCCAAGGGCACGGAGTTTGTGGTCTTCAGTATTGATGGCTCCTTTGCCGCCAGCGTGTCCATCATGGGCAGCGACCCCAAAGTGCGGGCTGGGGCTGTGGACGTGGTGCG GCACTGGCAGGACCTGGGCTACCTCATCATCTATGTGACGGGCCGGCCTGACATGCAGAAGCAGCGCGTGGTGGCATGGCTGGCCCAGCACAACTTCCCCCACGGTGTGGTGTCCTTCTGTGATGGCCTGGTGCATGACCCGCTACGGCATAAGGCCAACTTCCTGAAGCTGCTCATCTCTGAG CTGCACCTGCGCGTGCACGCGGCCTACGGCTCCACCAAGGACGTGGCAGTCTACAGCTCCATCAGCCTGTCCCCCATGCAGATCTACATCGTGGGCCGGCCCACCAAGAAGCTGCAGCAGCAGTGCCAG TTCATCACGGATGGCTATGCGGCTCACCTGGCCCAGCTCAAGTACAACCACCGGGCACGGCCGGCCCGCAACGCGGCCACCCGCATGGCACTGCGGAAAGGCAGCTTCGGCCTGCCAGGCCAGGGTGACTTCTTGCGCTCCCGGAACCACCTGCTCCGCACCATCTCAGCCCAGCCCAGCGGGCCTGGCCACCGGCATGATCGGACACAGAGCCAGGCAGATGGCGAGCAGCGGGGACAGCGCAGCATGAGTGTGGCAGCTGGCTGCTGGGGCCGCACCATGGCTGGCCGGCTTGAGCCAGGGGCAGCCGCGGGCCCCAAGTAG